A genomic stretch from Leishmania donovani BPK282A1 complete genome, chromosome 36 includes:
- a CDS encoding developmentally regulated GTP-binding protein 1, putative, producing MSSLQKISDIEAELARTQKNKATMAHICALKARLAQLKRELIASESKKGGGKGEGFDVQKTGDARIGFIGFPSVGKSTLLSKMTSTHSEVAAYEFTTLTCVPGVVNYRGAKLQMLDLPGIIEGAKDGKGRGRQVIAVARTCSLILIVLDIAKPLQHKLIIERELDGFGIRLNKSPPDIVIRKKDRGGISISSTCPLTHIDQETIKIILGEYRMANADVTFRGDYTADEFIDAIEGNRAYIPAIYVLNKIDQISIEELDIVARIPHNCPISAHHEWNLDGLLECIWDHLNFIRVYTKPKGQVPDYDAPVILKKSPQPSVESFCNRIHRQLIRNYKYAWVWGSSVKHQPQRVGKDHPLDDEDVVQVVKKV from the coding sequence ATGTCGTCCTTGCAGAAGATCAGCGATATCGAGGCTGAGCTCGCCCGCACGCAGAAGAACAAGGCTACCATGGCTCACATTTGTGCTCTCAAGGCCCGCCTGGCGCAGCTCAAGCGCGAGCTCATCGCGTCTGAGTCGAAGaaaggcggcggcaagggCGAAGGCTTTGACGTGCAGAAGACCGGCGACGCTCGCATCGGCTTCATTGGCTTTCCGTCTGTTGGCaagtcgacgctgctgtcgAAGATGACCTCGACTCACTCCGAGGTGGCCGCGTACGAGTTCACCACGCTCACCTGCGTGCCTGGTGTGGTGAATTACCGCGGCGCCAAGCTGCAGATGCTGGACCTGCCCGGTATCATCGAAGGTGCCAAGGACGGTAAGGGTCGAGGCCGGCAAGTCATTGCAGTGGCCCGCACTTGCTCTCTTATCCTCATCGTGCTTGACATTGCcaagccgctgcagcacaagCTCATCATTGAGCGTGAGTTGGACGGCTTCGGCATTCGGTTGAACAAGTCGCCACCGGATATTGTGATTCGAAAAAAGGACCGCGGTGGCATCAGCATCTCCTCGACGTGCCCGCTCACGCACATTGACCAGGAGACGATCAAGATCATCTTAGGCGAGTACCGCATGGCGAACGCCGACGTCACCTTCCGCGGCGACTACACGGCCGACGAGTTCATCGATGCGATCGAAGGGAATCGCGCGTACATCCCGGCCATTTACGTGCTGAACAAGATCGACCAAATATCGATCGAGGAACTCGACATCGTCGCCCGCATTCCGCACAACTGCCCAATCTCTGCCCATCACGAGTGGAACCTGGACGGGCTCCTCGAGTGCATATGGGATCACCTGAACTTCATTCGCGTGTACACGAAGCCGAAGGGTCAGGTGCCAGACTACGACGCGCCGGTCATTCTAAAGAAGTCGCCACAGCCGTCGGTGGAGAGCTTCTGCAACCGCATTCACAGGCAGCTGATACGCAACTACAAGTatgcgtgggtgtggggCTCGTCCGTGAAACACCAGCCGCAGCGTGTGGGCAAGGACCACCCGCTGGATGACGAGGATGTCGTGCAGGTGGTGAAGAAGGTATAG